The Actinomycetota bacterium DNA window CCGAACACGAGCGTGGTCCGGGTGTCCCCGAGCGGACAGCGGTGGCAGTCGCCGATCTCGGCGAGGAGTTCATCGAGGGTCGCGGCGCTCACAGCCAGGTGCTGACCTCCTCGACCGGGCGCCGCGCGCGAGGGGCGTCCGGAACGGCCCCACGGCCGACGGGCAGCACGGCGACCGGCCGCACCGGCGGCAGCATCTCCACAGCCTCGGCCACGGCCGCTTCGTCGAACGCGCCCACCCAGCACGATGCGAGCCCGAGGTCCACCGCCGCGAGCAGGATGTTCTCCACGGCCGCTGCGGTGTCCTGGATCGCGTAGAGGTCCCGCCCACGGTCGGCGTACCGCTCGGCGGCGACCTCGTAGTCCGCGCCGACGACGATGACCACCGGCGCCCGCGCGACCCACGACTGGCGCAGCGCGCCCGCGAGACGCTCGCGCGCGCTGGCGCTCGCGACCACGGTGAACCGCCACGGCTGCGTGTTGCCGGCGGTCGGC harbors:
- a CDS encoding nitroreductase family protein; this translates as MEFADVIAARRSVRDLSDGPPVTEADVRALLEAAIAAPTAGNTQPWRFTVVASASARERLAGALRQSWVARAPVVIVVGADYEVAAERYADRGRDLYAIQDTAAAVENILLAAVDLGLASCWVGAFDEAAVAEAVEMLPPVRPVAVLPVGRGAVPDAPRARRPVEEVSTWL